DNA sequence from the Amycolatopsis sp. Hca4 genome:
CCCGAAGACGATGCGGCCATTCTCGACGGAGACCATTTCTCTGCTCAACTGGATCAACCTTGCGCCGTGGGCAGTATGGGAATGTGTAATAGATCGAGGGCGCGCGGGCAGGCGTTACAGTTGCTTGCGGATCTGTGTCAGAGCGTCGGCTTGCCGGGCTGGTAGAGCCAGGTGCGGAAGAACGAGCCGAGGTCGCGGCCGGTCTGCTGCTCGACGAACCGGATGAACTCCTGCGTCGAGACGTTGCCGTACCGGTGGGTCGACGGCCACTGCGTGAGCACCCGGAAGAAGGCGCGGTCGCCGATCTTCAGGCGCAGCGCCTGCAACGTCATCGCGCCGCGGTTGTAGACCAGGTCGTCGAAGATGTGGTCACGCCCGGGGTCGGCGACCTTGCCGCTCCAGTCCTCTTCGCCGGCGTAGGTGTCGGCGAAGGTCTGCTGCACCGGGATGCCGTTGAACTTCTCCTGGTAGAGCCATTCCGAATAGGTCGCGAAGCCTTCGTTGAGCCAGATGTCCGACCAGCGCACCGGGGTGAGGCTGTCGCCGAACCACTGGTGGCCGAGCTCGTGGGCGAGCAGGTCGCCGTCGACGTCGCTGGTGCGCTGGTCGTAGACCGGACGGCTCTGCGTTTCGAGGGCGTAGTGGACACCGACGTCGGCGATGATGCCGCCGGTCGAGTCGAACGGGTACGGCCCGTACACCGACGATTCCCACTGGATGACCTGGGCGGTGGTCTGGTTGAACACCTTGCCCTGTCCGGGTTTCGTGTCGATCGACTTGCCGATCGCGGTGATGTTCGGCAGGCCGCCGGCCGCGGTGCCGTGGGTCACGTCGTAGTTGCCGATCGCGAGCATGCTGAGCTCGCTGGCCATCGGCCGGTTCATGGACCAGCGGAAGGTCGTCTGGTGGTCGCGGGTCGTCGTGGGTCCCGGCTCGCCGTTGGCCAGGACGGTGAGCCCGGCCGGCACGGTGATGGTCTGGGTGTAGGTCGCCTTGTCGTCCGGGGTGTCGTTCACCGGGTAGTAGGTCGCCGCGCCGATCGGCTGGTTGAGCGCGACCGCGCCGTCCTTGGTGGTGACCCAGCCGGAAAGGCCCAGCGCGGGGTCGTCGATCTTCTGCGGAACGCCGGCGTAGCTCACCGAGACGACGAACGGGCTGCCCTTGCGCAGGCCGTACGGCGGCGTGATCACCAGCTCCTGGGCGCCGCTGCGGGTGTAGGTGGCGTTGAGGCCGTTCACGGTGAGCCTGCTGATCGTCAGCGGGCCCTGGAAGTCCAGGTCGAAGCGGGAGAGGTCCTGGGTGGCCGTGGCGAGGATCGTCGTGGTGGCGTCGATCGCCTGGGTCGCGGGTCGGTAGGCGAGCCGGATGTCGTAGTGGCCGACGTCGTAGCCGCCGTTGCCCATGTCGGGAAAGTACGGATCGCCGGCGCCGGGCGCACCGGGCGAGAACCGCGGTGCCGCCTCCGCGGCCGGGCCCGTCGCGGCCAGCAGACCGGCGGACAGGACAACGGAGACGGCCAGCAAACGGCCACGGCTCGGGTTGGCGCCTCGCATGTGTCCTCCTCGGCAGGCATCGACGCTGAAGACTAGGTCGGATCCGCCACGTGGATCAACCCTCCTTGCGACGGCTGCGAAGTCCGGTCCTGCCGGCCTCGACGCTCAACCGGCGCCGGCTGCGGCAGTTCCACGCCCGTCGCGCGGTGCTGCGCATCGCCGAGGCCTGGATCGAACTCGCCGAAATCGTGCAGGACGACCGGTTCCGCGCCGAACCGAGGAACTTCTTCCACCGGGCATTCGGGACCGAACAGGGCAAACTGCCGACGACACCGGAGATGCCGGCCCGCGCCGAGCGGCAGCGCGAGCTCTACCTGGAGGCTCGGGCGGGGGTACCGGCGGACTCCCCGCAGGCCCGCGACATCGCCGCGCGCATGGCGGCGGACTCGGCGGACTTCGAGACGTAACGCGGGATCAGCTCGGCCAGCGCGGCGGCCTCGTCGGTGCGGGGCATGGGTGCCCCGGCCCGCGAGGTGGGGCCACGGATTTCCGCAGTCGCTCGGCGAGGGGTCGCGGGATCACCCGTCCGCGTCGGCTCTGCGATGATCTGCGCATGCCGCTGTTCGACTACTTCCGTGCCCCCGACGCCGATGCCGTGCGACAGGCGTTGGACGCCGGTGGTGGAGCCACTCCCGTCGGCGCCGTCTTCGACGGGATCGAAGCGAAAGGCGTCGATCCCAGCGTCGTGCTCGCCATGATGGTCGCGGCCGTCCGGCAGGTGCCGTGGAGCGCGGACCTCGTGGACGACCGTCTCGTGTGGCCGGTCGGTGTCGAGCAGGATCCCGAGTACGACGGTCCGTGGGTCTCCGAACTGAACACTTCCGCCCGCGATGTGCTGGCCGGAGCCGGAGACCTGCCCCGGGTCGCCCGGGAATGGGCGCGGATCGAAGAACTCGGCGGCAACGTCGACGTCGCGGACGCGCAGGTCTTCGTCGAGTCCGTCGTCGACCTCGCGCGGCGGGCCCGGGAAGCCGATGAGCCCCTCTTCTGCTGGATCAGCCTCTGATCGCCGGAACCCGGCGGTGATTTTCCGGCCAACTCCGCCCGATTTTCCGAGTACCGGATCGCCGCAGCAACCGCCATTCCGGTGGCCCAAACGACATCGACTCACGGTATTCAGCGCCAAAAATACCGCCCCCGATCGGAGCAATTCCCCGCACTCCGGAAAATGATCGTGGCCGCCGTCGAATCCGTCGGTTAGGCTCCCTTCCGGGGAATCGGAGGGTCTCATGGCTGCACAACGGCTGCGATTGGTCGCGCCGAGCGGGGATCGGGTCACCGTCGGGTTGCCTGCCGCCGCTCCGGTTTCGCACGTCGTCGCCGGGGTCCGGTTCGTCGGGGGTTCCTACGGCACCGGGTTCCAGATCGGGCCGCGTGGCTACCACGATTTCGCGTGCACGTACGTCGCTCCGGCCGACACGCGGGAGCGGCTTCTCGTGCACGGCCGGGAAGTCGTCGTCGCCGAGGCGCGGGATCGGCAGTCCTCCGTGGCCACCCTGCTCGGTGCCTACCACGAACTGATGACCGTCTACGCCGGTCCGGCGCCCCACCGCGAGCGCGTGCTCGCCCTGTTCGGCTCGCTGCGGATCGAAGACCACGCCGACGGCATGACCGTCGTCCCCCGCGCGGAGACGCTGCTGGATCCGATGAACGAGCACCTCGTCGTCGTGGTGAAGGACCACGGTTCGCTGTCGATCCCCGCGCCGCGGCAGGCCGCCGCCCTGGTTCCGCGGCACGCCGGTGCGCGCACGAAACACGGCGAGGTCTGGAGATCCGCCGCGCGGTCGTTCGTCCTCGGCTGCCCGGCGGGCGCGGCCGAGGTCCACCTCGCGGACTCGGCGGCCCGGACCGCGCGGGACCGGCTCGACTGGCTCGACGGGATCGAGATCGCCTGGGACCGCCGATGACCCCGTCGCTCGCGATCACCCTGATCACCTGGGCGGCGATCGTCCTGCTGTTCTTCGGGCTGGCGGCCGTCCTGCGCGAAGTCCGGCTGCTGCGCGGGATGGTCACCGGCGGCACGGACGGGTTCAGCGCCGCGCCGCCCGATCTGGTCCTCGGCCCGCAGTTCGCCGGCCGGGTCGTCGCCGCGGTCGATTCGGGGTGCCCGCTGTGCCTCACCGTGGCCGAGCGGCTCGCCGGGCTCGGCGCGGACGCGACCCTGCTGACCCACGAACCCCTGACGGCGTGGGCGGAACTGGCCCACGGCCTGCCGGTGGTCAGCGACGGCGAAGCGTGGCGCTCGGTTTCCCACCTTTCGCCGCCGGTGCTGATGCTGGCCGACGAAACCGGCCGCGTCCGCCGGATGCTGCTGCCGTCCCGCGTGTCCGAAGTGGACACTGCGCTGGCCGGCTGGGCCGAACCGATGGAAGGAGAGGGCAGCGGTGACGCTGGAGCTGGCGCACATTCCCGACGTTGACCGGCCGGACCCGGGCGCCGCGCCCACCCGCGCGGGCCGCAAGCTGAAGGTCCGCGGCACGCGCCGGACGTTCCTGCGCGCGGTCACGCTCGGCGCGCTGACCCTCGGCGCGACCGCGCTCGACTGGTCCGGCCTGTCCCGGCTGCGCAAGGCCGGCGCCGAGTTCAGCCCGTACGGCATGCCGGGCTTCGACCGCAACGACTGCCGCGACGCCTACCCCACCGGCTACGCCGAACTGGGCGACACCAGCGGCGCGTACACCAGCACCTACGCCGCCTGCTTCGGCGGGTTCTGGCGGGGGAGCACCTACTGCGAAGCGGGCTGGCACAAGTACGGCACCTGGAACGAGGGCGGCATCCAGGTCGACCACCAGCCGGTGGCCAACACGTGCGGCCAGTTCGTCGGCAAGAACGCGTGGCGGTGGACGACGCCGGACCAGCGCGTCTACCGCTGCTCCGACGGCTTCTCCACCTTCTGGGGCGGCGGCTCGACCGGCCAGACGTACCTGACGATCTGCCGCGCCGCCCTGTGACACCCGGGGTTTCCCGGCGCCGGTGGCACCCGCTGACGATCGCCGCCGGGCTCGTCCTCGCCGCGGTCGCGGCGATGCTCGCGCTCGTGGTCGCGCCGGGTGCGCTGCTGCCGGGTGCGTGGCTCGTCCTGTGCGCGGCGGCCGGGTTCGCCACCAGCGGCTCCACCTGAAGCCGGAACTCGGCCTCCGTGCTGAGCTCGCCGGTCTGGCGAGGCACCCCGACCCTGGCGTTCGGCGCCGGCCTGGTTTCCGGCGGCGCGCTCACCGCGCTCGTCCTGCTCGTGGCCGGTTCGCTGCTGCGCGCCCCGCTCCCGGCGGCCGCGTGCTGGGCCGTCGTGGCCGCGGCGCTGGGTGCGGTGCTGCTGCGGGACGCCGGGGTGTGGTCGTTCC
Encoded proteins:
- a CDS encoding M1 family metallopeptidase codes for the protein MRGANPSRGRLLAVSVVLSAGLLAATGPAAEAAPRFSPGAPGAGDPYFPDMGNGGYDVGHYDIRLAYRPATQAIDATTTILATATQDLSRFDLDFQGPLTISRLTVNGLNATYTRSGAQELVITPPYGLRKGSPFVVSVSYAGVPQKIDDPALGLSGWVTTKDGAVALNQPIGAATYYPVNDTPDDKATYTQTITVPAGLTVLANGEPGPTTTRDHQTTFRWSMNRPMASELSMLAIGNYDVTHGTAAGGLPNITAIGKSIDTKPGQGKVFNQTTAQVIQWESSVYGPYPFDSTGGIIADVGVHYALETQSRPVYDQRTSDVDGDLLAHELGHQWFGDSLTPVRWSDIWLNEGFATYSEWLYQEKFNGIPVQQTFADTYAGEEDWSGKVADPGRDHIFDDLVYNRGAMTLQALRLKIGDRAFFRVLTQWPSTHRYGNVSTQEFIRFVEQQTGRDLGSFFRTWLYQPGKPTL